Proteins co-encoded in one Natronorubrum daqingense genomic window:
- a CDS encoding preprotein translocase subunit Sec61beta, with protein sequence MDKGQNTGGLMSSAGLVRYFDAEDSNSIKIDPKTIIATGVLIGVLIQLLTFVA encoded by the coding sequence ATGGATAAAGGACAGAATACCGGTGGGCTGATGTCCAGTGCCGGGCTCGTTCGGTACTTCGACGCAGAGGACTCCAACTCGATCAAGATTGACCCGAAGACGATCATCGCGACCGGCGTACTCATCGGCGTGTTGATCCAACTTCTCACCTTCGTCGCGTAA
- a CDS encoding DUF5806 family protein produces MDEDGLSAARDDADDEPASDPDHDAESPSESNASAVAADTPAEKGTSDETLESTDERSGESDAVDADGDEVATGGDADDTRPTDDANDARLADDDREDEAEVEPESASMPSVPDTEPEASDVPEDVQKYARFKKMDGAQYDRVNEFLRDRTYITAREWAIARLCSDFRTETGVEMTKIGENLPELVPFMTDTYTPQAVNQARSSFEEKVRTAGATFLYGAMCDFFTAEELDDVMYESTEVAKFLLEVEGVDLSVEDELEAEERISSVMRDVREASEQLREEDDT; encoded by the coding sequence ATGGACGAGGACGGATTATCCGCCGCTCGAGACGACGCCGACGACGAACCGGCGTCCGACCCCGATCACGACGCCGAATCTCCCTCCGAATCGAACGCGAGCGCTGTGGCGGCTGACACGCCTGCCGAGAAGGGCACGTCGGACGAGACGCTCGAGTCCACCGACGAGAGAAGCGGCGAGTCGGATGCTGTGGATGCAGACGGCGATGAAGTGGCTACTGGCGGCGACGCAGACGACACTCGACCGACCGACGATGCGAACGACGCCCGATTGGCCGACGACGACCGCGAGGACGAAGCGGAGGTCGAACCCGAGTCGGCCTCGATGCCGAGCGTGCCCGACACCGAACCGGAAGCGAGCGATGTCCCCGAGGACGTCCAGAAGTACGCGCGTTTCAAGAAAATGGACGGCGCACAGTACGACCGCGTCAACGAGTTCCTGCGCGATCGAACGTACATCACGGCTCGAGAGTGGGCGATCGCCCGTCTCTGTTCTGACTTCCGGACCGAAACCGGCGTCGAGATGACCAAAATCGGCGAGAACCTCCCCGAACTCGTCCCCTTCATGACCGACACCTACACTCCACAGGCCGTCAACCAGGCCCGTTCGTCGTTCGAGGAGAAAGTTCGGACGGCCGGCGCGACCTTCCTCTACGGCGCGATGTGTGATTTCTTCACCGCCGAGGAACTCGACGACGTCATGTACGAGTCGACGGAGGTCGCGAAGTTCTTACTCGAGGTCGAAGGCGTCGACCTCTCCGTCGAGGACGAACTCGAGGCCGAAGAACGGATCTCGAGCGTGATGCGCGACGTCCGCGAGGCGAGCGAGCAACTGCGCGAAGAAGACGATACGTGA
- a CDS encoding thiolase family protein yields MSQTPVVVKAVRTPQGKEDGVYADLRSEDLSVPLIDEILAETGLSGEDIDDLMWGCAQQRGEQDNNLARVIALLSELGESVPATTINRWCASSMQSVISASDAIAAGNRDAIIAGGVESMSRVPMGDGMSDIHPRLAELYNVGELQMGMTAEKVAEEYGVSREEQDEYAARSQQNAEEATEEGRFDDEIVPIETDEETVSEDEGIRPGTTAEKLAELPTVFKSDGSVTPGNASQISDGASALLITSEEFAEENDLEIMAEVGMNNVAGVDPTVMGIGPVPATEGLLERNGRDIDEYELVELNEAFASQSLYSRDELGIDPERFNVNGGAIAIGHPLGASGARLPVTLIHELQKRGGGLGLATLCVGFGQGAAIEFDVN; encoded by the coding sequence ATGTCACAGACACCAGTCGTGGTGAAGGCTGTCCGAACCCCGCAGGGGAAAGAAGACGGTGTGTACGCCGATCTCCGCAGCGAGGATCTCTCCGTGCCGCTCATCGACGAAATTCTCGCCGAGACTGGCCTGTCTGGCGAGGATATCGACGATCTCATGTGGGGCTGCGCCCAGCAACGCGGCGAGCAAGACAACAACCTCGCTCGCGTGATCGCCCTCCTCTCGGAACTCGGCGAGAGCGTCCCGGCGACGACGATCAACCGCTGGTGTGCCTCCTCGATGCAATCGGTTATCTCCGCTTCGGACGCCATCGCCGCGGGCAACCGCGACGCCATCATCGCCGGCGGCGTCGAGAGCATGAGCCGCGTCCCGATGGGCGACGGCATGTCGGACATCCACCCGCGCCTGGCCGAACTCTACAACGTCGGCGAACTCCAGATGGGGATGACCGCCGAGAAGGTCGCCGAGGAGTACGGTGTCAGCCGCGAGGAACAAGACGAGTACGCCGCCCGCAGCCAGCAAAACGCCGAGGAAGCCACCGAAGAAGGCCGCTTCGACGACGAGATCGTCCCGATCGAGACCGACGAAGAGACCGTCTCCGAAGACGAGGGCATCCGCCCCGGCACGACCGCCGAGAAACTCGCCGAACTGCCGACCGTCTTCAAATCCGACGGCAGCGTCACCCCCGGCAACGCCTCCCAGATCTCCGACGGTGCCTCCGCGCTGCTCATCACCAGCGAGGAGTTTGCCGAAGAGAACGACCTCGAGATCATGGCCGAGGTCGGGATGAACAACGTCGCCGGCGTCGACCCGACCGTCATGGGAATCGGTCCGGTCCCGGCGACGGAAGGGCTCCTCGAGCGAAACGGTCGCGATATCGACGAGTACGAACTGGTCGAACTCAACGAAGCGTTCGCGAGCCAGTCGCTGTACTCGCGCGACGAACTCGGTATCGACCCCGAGCGATTCAACGTCAACGGCGGCGCAATCGCCATCGGTCACCCGCTGGGTGCCTCCGGCGCTCGCCTGCCAGTGACGCTGATTCACGAACTCCAGAAACGCGGCGGCGGTCTCGGTCTGGCGACGCTCTGTGTCGGCTTTGGACAGGGAGCAGCGATCGAGTTCGACGTCAACTAA
- a CDS encoding HVO_0476 family zinc finger protein encodes MNDIPDRVPTACPSCSPDLETVHEVLTTTEGGGTVTVRCSECSHVHKVQPEQESEVTLDVVVSQEGESFTANVTTAEGETIETGDEFILETDEVLSTVRVTSLELDQQKRREEAVVDDVETVWTREVDNVAVNVTVHPQDGSRNDSRSITVHVPGDYEFEVGAVDSFGDDEFEIDAVVVRDDATGYRRKRFEMDGDAVFAKDTKRVYAYDEQTSAWSAW; translated from the coding sequence ATGAACGATATTCCGGATCGAGTTCCGACGGCGTGTCCGTCGTGTTCGCCGGACCTCGAGACGGTTCACGAGGTCCTGACGACGACGGAAGGCGGCGGGACGGTTACGGTTCGCTGTAGTGAGTGTTCGCACGTCCACAAGGTCCAACCCGAACAAGAGAGCGAAGTCACGCTCGACGTCGTCGTCTCGCAGGAAGGCGAGTCCTTTACCGCGAACGTCACGACGGCTGAAGGCGAGACGATCGAGACCGGCGACGAGTTCATCCTCGAGACCGACGAGGTGCTCTCGACGGTTCGGGTAACGAGTCTCGAACTCGACCAACAGAAGCGACGAGAGGAGGCAGTCGTGGACGATGTGGAGACGGTCTGGACGCGGGAAGTCGACAACGTCGCCGTCAACGTGACCGTCCACCCGCAAGACGGATCGCGAAACGACAGCCGAAGTATTACTGTCCACGTCCCCGGCGACTACGAGTTCGAGGTCGGCGCGGTCGACTCGTTCGGCGACGACGAGTTCGAAATCGACGCCGTCGTCGTGCGCGACGACGCGACGGGATACCGACGCAAGCGCTTCGAAATGGACGGCGACGCGGTCTTCGCCAAGGACACGAAACGCGTCTACGCGTACGACGAACAGACCAGCGCCTGGTCGGCCTGGTAG
- a CDS encoding lipoyl protein ligase domain-containing protein, giving the protein MRVIRGRGATVDADRELSRRLYSSVTDDESAIRVWRPHRQVAFGRRDQRREGYEQARERAREREFVPVERDVGGRAVAFDGETSLAFTRVEPIEDFRRGTSERYERATATLEDALDRLDGDLEVGRGEPERSFCPGTHSLSLVDSDGGRRKVAGLAQRIRQDVAVVAGVVLVSNRDGVASVLESVYDALALEFDPATVGTVGTAGGPSDPEVVRSALEDALVGDERATVRIESVDS; this is encoded by the coding sequence ATGCGCGTGATTCGCGGCCGGGGGGCGACCGTCGATGCGGACCGGGAACTCAGTCGCCGACTGTACTCGAGCGTTACAGACGACGAGTCGGCGATCCGCGTCTGGCGACCCCACCGGCAGGTCGCGTTCGGTCGGCGAGATCAGCGACGGGAGGGCTACGAGCAGGCCCGTGAGCGTGCTCGAGAACGCGAATTCGTCCCGGTCGAGCGCGATGTCGGCGGTCGTGCGGTCGCGTTCGACGGCGAAACGTCACTCGCGTTCACCCGCGTAGAACCGATCGAGGACTTCCGCCGGGGAACCAGCGAACGGTACGAGCGGGCGACTGCGACACTCGAGGACGCACTCGATCGCCTCGACGGCGACCTCGAGGTCGGTCGCGGCGAACCCGAACGCTCGTTTTGTCCGGGGACACACTCACTGTCCCTCGTGGATTCGGATGGTGGCCGTCGAAAGGTAGCCGGACTCGCCCAACGGATCCGACAGGACGTGGCCGTCGTCGCCGGCGTCGTGCTCGTGTCGAATCGTGATGGGGTGGCGAGCGTCCTCGAGTCGGTCTACGACGCGCTCGCACTCGAGTTCGATCCCGCCACCGTCGGAACCGTTGGAACAGCAGGGGGACCGAGTGATCCCGAAGTCGTTCGTTCGGCACTCGAGGACGCACTCGTCGGCGACGAGAGAGCAACCGTTCGAATCGAATCCGTCGACAGCTGA
- a CDS encoding hotdog family protein, with product MTQPVEGETRTFERTFTVEDVRQFAELTGDDQPRHTEPDENGRVMVQGLLTATLPTKLGSDNEVLASTMELDFRRPVFTGERITCRSTYDTVVERDDRYEFTSDVVCENDDGDTVLTTTTEGLIWKGE from the coding sequence ATGACTCAGCCAGTCGAAGGCGAGACGAGAACGTTCGAGCGGACGTTTACGGTCGAAGACGTTCGGCAGTTCGCCGAACTCACCGGTGACGATCAGCCCCGTCACACCGAACCCGACGAAAACGGACGAGTGATGGTTCAGGGGTTACTGACTGCGACGCTGCCGACGAAACTCGGTAGCGACAACGAGGTGTTGGCCAGTACGATGGAACTCGACTTTCGTCGGCCGGTTTTTACCGGCGAACGGATCACCTGCCGGTCGACGTACGATACGGTCGTCGAACGAGACGACCGCTACGAGTTCACGAGCGATGTCGTGTGCGAGAACGACGACGGTGACACCGTGTTGACCACGACGACCGAAGGCCTCATCTGGAAGGGTGAGTGA
- a CDS encoding aldehyde ferredoxin oxidoreductase family protein, with protein MKHVRGPLCTIDVGEQTSDTEDIDDVLESYLGGRALGTKLAHDRVPFDADPLGAENRLYLATGPLQHSTMSFTGRMSATGVSPLTDGLLSSNAGGFLSRNFTGTGYSAVEITGSSDELVIVHVTDEGVEFEAVPDLAEATVTDTCEYIEDEHGLEEDHTVVVGPAGENEVRFASIMTSRERAFGRGGLGAVLGAKNVKAITFDGDSTNEVEIPPVQMEIHGEAAQAEHPMKESGTTSVTEYANMVEALPTRYFSELSFEGAADIGGDAVAEKKYKKGTCSACAFACKLPTKDEERDVVTEGPEYETVMAFGSNSGVDDVVDVMKSNKLCDELGLDTISAGDVVAAYLESEDEFGNVDLIHDLVEKIAYREDVGDTLAEGIDAFHDELGVENWTVKGMEFPAHDGRTLNGQGLAFATSNRGADHMYAEFYPYEYPLVDADDAFDKDGLEGKPPKVIELENINAIKDSGVLCKFSRDFMTEERLETLLDADYEELLELGGEVVSLERHFNNQRGFDRGDDTLPYEVPEFETGLSEYYDERNWNDDGTVPADRFDSSAASAPADD; from the coding sequence ATGAAACACGTCCGGGGACCGCTGTGTACGATCGATGTCGGGGAACAGACGAGCGACACCGAGGATATCGACGATGTCCTCGAGTCGTACCTCGGTGGTCGTGCGCTCGGAACGAAACTGGCCCACGATCGGGTTCCGTTCGACGCCGACCCGCTTGGGGCCGAGAACCGTCTGTACCTGGCGACGGGACCACTCCAGCACTCGACGATGAGCTTTACCGGCCGGATGTCCGCAACGGGTGTCTCGCCGCTCACCGACGGCCTCCTCTCCTCGAACGCGGGGGGATTCCTCTCGCGAAACTTCACCGGCACGGGCTACAGTGCTGTCGAGATCACCGGCTCGAGCGACGAACTGGTGATCGTTCACGTCACCGACGAGGGCGTCGAGTTCGAGGCCGTTCCGGACCTCGCGGAGGCGACCGTCACCGACACCTGCGAGTACATCGAAGACGAACACGGCCTCGAGGAAGACCACACGGTCGTCGTCGGCCCCGCCGGCGAGAACGAGGTGCGCTTCGCCTCGATCATGACATCGAGGGAGCGGGCCTTCGGACGGGGCGGTCTCGGTGCCGTCCTCGGCGCGAAGAACGTGAAGGCGATCACGTTCGACGGCGACTCGACCAACGAAGTCGAGATTCCGCCGGTCCAGATGGAGATCCACGGCGAAGCCGCCCAGGCCGAGCATCCGATGAAAGAGTCGGGGACGACCTCCGTCACGGAGTACGCGAACATGGTCGAGGCGCTCCCGACGCGGTACTTCTCGGAACTCTCCTTCGAAGGCGCAGCGGACATTGGGGGCGACGCCGTCGCCGAGAAGAAGTACAAGAAGGGGACCTGTTCGGCCTGTGCGTTCGCGTGCAAGCTGCCGACGAAAGACGAAGAGCGCGACGTCGTCACCGAAGGGCCGGAGTACGAGACGGTCATGGCGTTCGGCTCGAACTCGGGCGTGGACGACGTCGTCGACGTGATGAAATCGAACAAGCTCTGTGACGAACTCGGTCTCGACACCATTTCGGCGGGCGATGTCGTCGCGGCCTACCTTGAAAGCGAGGACGAGTTCGGCAACGTCGACCTGATCCACGACCTCGTCGAGAAAATCGCCTACCGCGAGGACGTCGGCGACACGCTCGCGGAGGGCATCGACGCCTTCCACGACGAACTTGGCGTCGAGAACTGGACGGTCAAGGGCATGGAGTTCCCCGCCCACGACGGGCGCACCCTCAACGGACAGGGCCTCGCGTTCGCCACCTCCAACCGCGGCGCCGACCACATGTACGCCGAGTTCTACCCCTACGAGTACCCGCTCGTCGACGCCGACGACGCCTTCGACAAGGACGGCCTCGAGGGCAAGCCGCCGAAGGTTATCGAACTCGAGAACATCAACGCGATCAAAGACAGCGGCGTCCTCTGTAAGTTCTCGCGGGACTTCATGACCGAAGAGCGCCTCGAGACCCTCCTCGACGCCGACTACGAGGAACTCCTCGAACTCGGCGGCGAGGTCGTCTCCCTCGAGCGTCACTTCAACAACCAGCGCGGCTTCGACCGCGGGGACGACACGCTGCCCTACGAAGTGCCGGAGTTCGAAACGGGACTCTCCGAGTACTACGACGAACGCAACTGGAACGACGACGGGACGGTACCCGCCGATCGCTTCGACTCGAGTGCGGCGAGTGCACCCGCAGACGACTGA
- a CDS encoding protein-L-isoaspartate O-methyltransferase family protein: MDPAVLREDMVDGLESAAKDVLHDETVAVAMRDVPRHEFLPDEQTAYADRVHDVLGTRVLAPSTAARFLQALDLEDGDDVLIVGAGVGYTAAVAAEIVGDTNVHAIDISRPLVIDARQNLERAGYGGVLVDRRDGARGLPEYAPFDRILLEAAAVDPPEALLEQLADGGRLVYPRGTQRQRLEAVSANRERRTFAAVSVKPLLVDGEQSGAVERNRTAREDREHAIRRSESRRGWEQEWIEWEDTVGSN; the protein is encoded by the coding sequence ATGGACCCCGCGGTACTGCGAGAGGATATGGTCGACGGGCTCGAGTCCGCTGCGAAGGACGTCCTCCACGATGAGACCGTCGCCGTCGCGATGCGCGACGTTCCGCGCCACGAGTTTCTCCCAGACGAACAGACGGCCTACGCGGACCGAGTCCACGACGTGCTCGGAACCCGCGTGCTCGCCCCGAGTACGGCCGCACGATTCCTGCAAGCGCTCGACCTCGAGGACGGCGACGACGTATTGATCGTCGGTGCTGGCGTGGGCTACACGGCCGCCGTCGCGGCCGAAATCGTCGGCGACACCAACGTCCACGCCATCGACATCTCCCGACCGCTCGTCATCGACGCTCGCCAGAACCTCGAACGAGCGGGCTACGGCGGCGTCCTCGTCGATCGGCGCGACGGAGCGCGCGGACTCCCCGAATACGCGCCGTTCGATCGAATCTTGCTCGAGGCGGCCGCCGTCGACCCGCCGGAAGCGTTGCTCGAGCAACTGGCCGACGGCGGGAGACTGGTCTATCCTCGTGGAACGCAGCGCCAGCGACTCGAAGCAGTGTCGGCAAACAGGGAGCGACGAACGTTCGCAGCCGTCTCGGTGAAGCCGTTACTGGTCGACGGTGAGCAGTCGGGTGCCGTCGAGCGGAATCGAACGGCTCGAGAGGATCGCGAGCACGCCATCCGGCGAAGCGAATCACGGCGGGGCTGGGAGCAAGAGTGGATCGAGTGGGAGGACACGGTCGGGTCTAACTAA
- a CDS encoding DUF7529 family protein, whose translation MTTETPDSQWDTLLEDARAIAEEYRANGWDAIVLEPDEIAPVAREERIGFDVAVSTDEYQVLEDVIERGNVTITAAEVYYRPPPDESDRRLALAVERDDESETAVIVPLAYDVSDAQHVFETALTQEELLVHVLSAGATNADGEGESDSGREPEPKRWISFSHDDPSLFLEETDVREWTQ comes from the coding sequence ATGACGACAGAGACGCCTGACTCACAGTGGGACACCCTCCTCGAGGATGCGAGGGCGATCGCCGAGGAGTATCGGGCGAACGGCTGGGATGCGATCGTACTCGAGCCCGACGAGATCGCGCCAGTTGCACGGGAAGAACGGATTGGGTTCGATGTCGCAGTTTCGACGGACGAGTATCAGGTGCTCGAGGACGTGATCGAACGCGGTAACGTCACGATCACCGCCGCGGAGGTGTACTACCGACCGCCGCCCGACGAGTCAGATCGGCGACTCGCGCTCGCCGTCGAACGCGACGACGAAAGTGAAACGGCGGTAATCGTGCCACTCGCGTACGATGTTTCCGACGCACAACACGTGTTCGAAACCGCACTCACCCAAGAGGAGTTGCTAGTGCACGTGCTGAGCGCGGGGGCTACCAACGCTGACGGGGAAGGCGAGTCCGACTCCGGACGCGAACCCGAACCGAAGCGCTGGATCAGTTTTTCACACGACGATCCGTCGCTCTTTCTCGAAGAGACAGACGTTCGCGAGTGGACACAGTAG